Proteins co-encoded in one Ziziphus jujuba cultivar Dongzao chromosome 9, ASM3175591v1 genomic window:
- the LOC107427753 gene encoding putative receptor like protein 25, translating to MLNLSSNNFNGLIPSSIGNLIELESLDLSNNELSGRIPQQLTPLNFLEYLNFSQNQLVGPIPQGGQVQTFPDSFEGNMGLCGIPLSRKCETPTPSSNDQYNEKSDFFSGFGWKAIVIGYGCGFLIGMVAGHVISSRRPDLVFKVFGVRLQRGS from the coding sequence ATGCTCAATTTGTCAAGCAACAATTTTAACGGACTCATCCCATCATCTATTGGAAATCTAATTGAGCTTGAATCCTTGGACCTATCTAACAATGAGCTTTCTGGTAGAATCCCTCAGCAATTGACACCTCTCAATTTTCTTGAATATTTAAACTTCTCTCAGAATCAACTTGTGGGTCCAATACCACAAGGAGGACAAGTTCAAACATTTCCAGATTCTTTTGAGGGTAATATGGGATTGTGTGGTATTCCATTGTCCAGAAAGTGTGAAACTCCCACACCATCTTCTAATGATCAATACAATGAGAAATCAGATTTCTTTTCTGGTTTTGGATGGAAAGCTATAGTGATAGGATATGGATGTGGATTTCTGATTGGAATGGTGGCTGGACATGTGATCAGCTCAAGGAGGCCAGATTTGGTTTTCAAAGTTTTTGGGGTGAGACTGCAGAGGGGCAGCTGA
- the LOC107427745 gene encoding receptor-like protein 33, whose product METGYVVGLDLSCSLHGPLRSNSSLFRLLHLQKLNLAQNNFSSCSIPSEFGQLSRLTHLDLSNSNFSGRIPSEISSLTNLISLDISYYSGMDFPFDTYPTKQEPELLRRLSQNLTSFGQLHLSGLNLSSQVPESLADLSSLTHLSLCGCGLIGEFPRRIFQLPNIQAIDLSDNEDLTGSLPEFHSGSNLTFLRLRNTKFVEKIPNSIGNLKSLDELDLSSCMFSGPLPYSIGNLSQLSYLFLSGNFFNGQLPSTLGNLAKIRTLHLGGNEFSGEFPSSFGNLQQLENLYLYQNNFHSRVPSSVANFTQLVRLDLSDNFFHGSLPISLPYLLEDIYFRNNSLTGSIPSHTFGNLTFLHILDLSSNSLNGAIPSSLLTLPSFRELHLDDNQFIDLEVLSNSSFLEILSLRGNRLNGNIPSSIAKFILLRGLYLSSNNLSGRVDFKIFSGMLKTLDLSYNSLSLTTNISLNISALPMFDRLFLSSCNITEFPFFLKAQNDLGILDLSNNKIGGLIPKWFLSMNLGRLSLSHNFITGWEEVPLIHQWKRLSHLDLSSNKLQGPLVVPPMSTRFLFISNNSLTGRIDPLFCKLRDLEVLDASNNHLDGTIPQCLENLDGSLRVLNLRRNSFVGNIPQICRDRSILMTLDLSHNQLYGNIPRSLVKCKNLDVLNLGHNQLSDTFPFWLQYLQRLQVLVLSSNKFRGAIWCPRDFFGFMTLKTFDLSHNGFTGNLPLEYFRNWTSMSSKVSKMGFESDAAYDEKGTYNDSVKIICKGQEMELVTTLTDFISIDLSNNKFDGEIPSTLWRLRSLVMLNLSSNNFSGLIPSSLGNLKELESLDLSNNKLFGKIPQQLTAITFLAYLNLSHNQLVGQIPQGGQVSTFQDSSFEGNMGLCGLPLSRKCENPRLPASDGVNNNEKSDSIFSFGWKAVVVGYGCGLLIGMVAGHVITSRRPDLISKFFRVRLQRNRIQGEIQGSIGNLQGIQGNQFATFETSSYDGNLGLRDYPLAAKCGSYVALKSPPPASEESWFHFAFVWVTFLPGCFSGLVVGIVAGNNVVLEEAILVYEDFVPVGREKDSYNEEDVRV is encoded by the exons ATGGAAACAGGTTATGTTGTAGGCCTTGACCTTAGCTGCAGCCTTCATGGTCCTTTACGTTCGAACAGCAGCCTTTTCAGGTTGCTTCATCTTCAAAAGCTCAATCTTGCTCAAAACAACTTCAGTTCATGTTCAATTCCCTCTGAGTTTGGGCAGCTTTCCAGGTTAACCCATCTCGACCTCTCTAACTCTAATTTTTCTGGTCGTATACCGTCTGAAATCTCAAGTCTAACAAATTTGATTTCACTTGATATTTCTTACTATTCTGGCATGGATTTTCCTTTTGACACATATCCAACTAAACAAGAGCCAGAGCTGCTGAGAAGGCTTTCCCAAAACTTAACTAGTTTTGGACAACTTCATCTCAGTGGTTTGAATCTTTCTTCACAAGTACCCGAATCCTTGGCAGATTTATCTTCCCTCACTCATCTCTCTCTTTGTGGATGCGGGTTAATTGGTGAGTTTCCAAGAAGAATATTCCAATTACCTAACATACAAGCCATTGATCTGTCGGATAATGAAGATCTTACTGGTTCTCTTCCGGAATTTCATTCTGGCAGCAACCTCACGTTTTTGAGACTCCGAAATACAAAATTCGTAGAGAAAATACCAAATTCAATCGGTAACCTCAAATCATTGGATGAATTGGATCTGTCATCTTGTATGTTTTCAGGGCCTCTTCCTTATTCCATTGGAAACCTTTCTCAACTCTCATATCTGTTCCTGTCAGGCAATTTTTTCAATGGTCAGCTTCCATCTACACTTGGTAACCTTGCAAAAATTCGGACACTTCACCTGGGAGGAAATGAATTTAGTGGTGAATTTCCTTCATCATTTGGAAACCTCCAACAACTGGAAAATTTATATCTTTACCAAAATAATTTCCATAGTCGTGTTCCATCTTCAGTTGCAAATTTTACACAACTAGTCAGGTTGGATCTTTCAGATAACTTTTTCCATGGAAGCCTCCCAATATCACTCCCATATCTTCTGGAAGATATCTATTTCCGTAACAACAGTTTGACAGGTTCAATCCCATCCCATACTTTTGGTAACTTGACCTTCCTTCATATCCTAGATTTGTCAAGCAACTCATTGAATGGAGCCATCCCTTCCTCTTTACTTACGTTGCCTTCTTTTCGAGAGCTACATCTGGATGACAATCAGTTTATAGACCTTGAAGTCCTCTCTAACTCATCCTTTTTGGAAATTCTGTCTTTACGTGGAAATAGATTGAATGGAAATATTCCAAGTTCCATCGCCAAATTTATTCTGCTGAGAGGACTGTACCTTAGTTCAAACAATTTAAGTGGCAGAGTTGATTTCAAAATCTTCTCAGGCATGCTTAAAACTCTTGATCTTTCATATAATAGCCTATCTCTAACAACAAATATAAGTTTGAATATTTCTGCTCTTCCCATGTTTGATCGTTTATTTTTGTCCTCGTGCAACATAACtgaatttccttttttcctGAAAGCACAAAATGACTTGGGCATTTTAGATCTCTCGAACAATAAAATTGGCGGCCTAATACCTAAGTGGTTCTTAAGCATGAACTTGGGTCGGTTGAGTCTCTCTCACAACTTCATTACCGGTTGGGAAGAAGTTCCATTGATTCATCAATGGAAAAGATTGTCTCATCTTGATCTCAGTTCAAACAAGTTGCAGGGGCCGCTTGTTGTTCCTCCAATGTCTACGAGGTTTTTGTTCATATCAAATAACAGCTTGACTGGAAGAATTGATCCCTTGTTCTGCAAATTAAGGGATCTTGAAGTACTtgatgcatcaaataaccatCTGGATGGCACTATTCCTCAATGTTTGGAAAACCTGGATGGTTCTCTTAGGGTGCTCAATCTTCGAAGAAACAGCTTCGTTGGGAACATTCCTCAAATCTGCAGAGATAGAAGCATATTAATGACATTAGACTTGAGTCACAACCAACTATATGGGAATATTCCAAGGTCGCTTGTCAAATGCAAAAACTTAGACGTTTTAAATCTCGGACACAATCAACTAAGTGATACATTCCCGTTTTGGTTGCAGTATTTGCAGAGGCTCCAAGTTCTAGTATTAAGCTCCAATAAATTTCGTGGCGCAATATGGTGTCCTCGTGATTTTTTTGGCTTTATGACATTGAAAACCTTTGATCTTTCTCATAATGGTTTTACCGGAAACTTACCTTTggaatattttagaaattggaCTTCCATGAGTTCTAAAGTTTCCAAAATGGGATTTGAGTCAGATGCAGCATACGATGAAAAAGGGACTTATAATGATTCGGTGAAGATAATATGTAAGGGACAAGAAATGGAGTTGGTAACGACTCTAACAGACTTCATATCAATTGATCTCTCTAACAATAAATTTGATGGAGAAATTCCAAGTACGTTATGGCGTCTCAGATCTCTAGTTATGCTCAATCTGTCAAGCAACAATTTTAGTGGACTCATCCCATCATCTTTAGGAAATCTAAAAGAGCTTGAATCATTGGACCTGTCTAATAATAAGCTCTTTGGTAAAATCCCTCAGCAATTGACAGCCATCACTTTTCTTGCATATTTAAACTTGTCTCACAATCAACTTGTGGGTCAAATACCACAAGGTGGACAAGTTTCTACATTTCAAGATTCTTCTTTTGAGGGTAACATGGGATTGTGTGGTCTTCCATTGTCCAGAAAATGTGAAAACCCTCGCTTGCCAGCTTCTGATGGTGTCAACAATAATGAGAAATCAGattccatatttagttttggatGGAAAGCTGTAGTGGTGGGATATGGATGTGGACTGCTAATTGGAATGGTGGCTGGACATGTGATCACCTCAAGGAGGCCGGatttgatttcaaaattttttaggGTGAGACTACAGAG GAACAGGATCCAAGGAGAGATTCAAGGAAGTATAGGGAATCTACAAGGGATTCAA GGGAACCAGTTTGCTACATTTGAAACAAGTTCATATGATGGGAACTTGGGGTTACGTGATTATCCATTAGCAGCAAAATGTGGGAGTTATGTGGCCTTAAAATCACCACCACCAGCTTCTGAAGAATCATGGTTTCATTTTGCATTTGTTTGGGTGACATTTTTGCCAGGATGTTTTAGTGGGCTGGTAGTTGGAATTGTTGCTGGGAATAATGTTGTACTTGAAGAAGCAATTTTGGTTTATGAAGATTTTGTACCTGTGGGAAGGGAAAAGGATAGTTATAACGAGGAGGACGTGAGGGTTTAG
- the LOC107427765 gene encoding receptor-like protein 33 has product MNCIFSRPVPYSLGNLANISQLLLGSNEFIGEFPSSLGNLTQLSDLDLSNNFFHGSLPMSFPYLLADIYFNNNSCIGPVPFQTFSNLTLLSTLDLSSNSLNGVIPSSLLSLASLQSLYLDDNQFIDHESINSISSQLEYLSLNRNKLKGSIPSSIFKLQSLTSLLLGSNSLSGRVDFGIFSEMGELKNLDLSHNALSLTTNVSMNIPSLPKFQYLDLSSCNITEFPDFLKAQNELLSLDLSHNKICSPIPKWFLSISC; this is encoded by the coding sequence ATGAATTGTATATTTTCTAGGCCTGTTCCTTATTCTCTTGGGAACCTTGCAAATATCAGTCAACTTCTCCTGGGTAGCAATGAGTTTATCGGTGAATTTCCTTCTTCACTTGGAAATCTGACACAGCTAAGCGATCTGGATCTTTCAAATAACTTTTTCCATGGAAGCTTGCCAATGTCATTTCCATATCTTCTGGCAGATATCTACTTCAACAACAATAGTTGCATAGGTCCAGTGCCATTCCAAACTTTTAGTAACTTGACCTTGCTTTCGACTCTTGATTTGTCTAGCAACTCGCTGAATGGAGTCATCCCTTCATCTTTACTTTCGTTAGCTTCTTTGCAATCCCTATATTTGGATGACAATCAGTTTATAGACCATGAGAGTATCAACTCTATTTCATCCCAATTGGAATATCTGTCTTTAAATCGAAATAAATTAAAGGGGAGTATTCCAAGTTCCATCTTCAAACTGCAAAGCCTGACATCACTGCTCCTTGGTTCAAACAGTTTAAGTGGTAGAGTTGATTTCGGCATCTTCTCAGAGATGGGAGAGCTTAAGAATCTTGATCTCTCACATAATGCACTATCTCTAACAACAAATGTGAGTATGAATATTCCTTCTCTTCCCAAATTTCAGTATTTAGATTTGTCCTCATGCAACATAACTGAATTTCCTGATTTCCTAAAAGCACAAAATGAATTACTGTCATTAGATCTTtctcataataaaatttgtagCCCAATACCTAAATGGTTCTTGAGCATATCCTGTTGA
- the LOC107427763 gene encoding uncharacterized protein At1g10890 isoform X3 yields the protein MRRKSPSLSPRRRKSRSPTLRRRRSRSPTPRRHKKQGSTSSSSLGSIERKISSEVLKKEEEEKKRRQQEAELKLVEEETAKRVEEAISRKVEESLNSEEIKVEIQRRLEEGRKKLLDEVGAQLEKEKEAALIEARQKEEQVRQEKEELERLLEENRRRVEEAQRREALEQQRREEERYRELEELQRQKEEAMRRKKQEEEQEQKNQMKLLGKNKSRPKLSFAIGSK from the exons ATGAG ACGAAAAAGTCCTTCTCTTTCCCCTAGACGGCGTAAAAGTCGTTCACCTACTCTAAGAAGACGTAGAAGTCGTTCGCCTACGCCAAGACGCCATAAGAAGCAAGGAAGTACAAGTTCCTCAAGTCTTGGCTCAATAGAGCGCAAAATATCTAGTgaagttttgaaaaaagaagAGGAGGAAAAGAAAAG GCGACAACAGGAAGCAGAATTGAAACTGGTGGAAGAGGAGACTGCAAAGAGAGTGGAAGAAGCAATTTCTAGAAAGGTCGAAGAGAGCTTAAACTCTGAGGAGATTAAAGTAGAAATACAGAGGCGATTGGAGGAGGGGCGGAAGAAACTTCTTGATGAAGTTGGAGCTCaacttgaaaaagaaaaggaagctgCTCTTATCGAGGCTAGACAAAAGGAG GAACAAGTTCGGCAAGAGAAAGAAGAGCTAGAGAGGTTGCTTGAAGAAAATCGGAGGAGGGTTGAAGAAGCCCAAAGAAGGGAAGCTTTGGAGCAGCAGCGAAGGGAGGAGGAACGGTATCGGGAGCTAGAAGAGCTTCAGAGGCAAAAAGAAGAGGCTATGAGAAGGAAGAAACAAGAAGAGGAGCAGGAACAGAAGAACCAGATGAAATTGTTGGGTAAGAACAAGTCAAGGCCAAAACTGTCGTTTGCAATAGGCTCCAAgtaa
- the LOC107427763 gene encoding uncharacterized protein At1g10890 isoform X2 yields the protein MCSIDGCYSINFILLHRRKSPSLSPRRRKSRSPTLRRRRSRSPTPRRHKKQGSTSSSSLGSIERKISSEVLKKEEEEKKRRQQEAELKLVEEETAKRVEEAISRKVEESLNSEEIKVEIQRRLEEGRKKLLDEVGAQLEKEKEAALIEARQKEEQVRQEKEELERLLEENRRRVEEAQRREALEQQRREEERYRELEELQRQKEEAMRRKKQEEEQEQKNQMKLLGKNKSRPKLSFAIGSK from the exons ATGTGCTCTATTGATGGTTGTTactcaattaattttatattgctgCACAGACGAAAAAGTCCTTCTCTTTCCCCTAGACGGCGTAAAAGTCGTTCACCTACTCTAAGAAGACGTAGAAGTCGTTCGCCTACGCCAAGACGCCATAAGAAGCAAGGAAGTACAAGTTCCTCAAGTCTTGGCTCAATAGAGCGCAAAATATCTAGTgaagttttgaaaaaagaagAGGAGGAAAAGAAAAG GCGACAACAGGAAGCAGAATTGAAACTGGTGGAAGAGGAGACTGCAAAGAGAGTGGAAGAAGCAATTTCTAGAAAGGTCGAAGAGAGCTTAAACTCTGAGGAGATTAAAGTAGAAATACAGAGGCGATTGGAGGAGGGGCGGAAGAAACTTCTTGATGAAGTTGGAGCTCaacttgaaaaagaaaaggaagctgCTCTTATCGAGGCTAGACAAAAGGAG GAACAAGTTCGGCAAGAGAAAGAAGAGCTAGAGAGGTTGCTTGAAGAAAATCGGAGGAGGGTTGAAGAAGCCCAAAGAAGGGAAGCTTTGGAGCAGCAGCGAAGGGAGGAGGAACGGTATCGGGAGCTAGAAGAGCTTCAGAGGCAAAAAGAAGAGGCTATGAGAAGGAAGAAACAAGAAGAGGAGCAGGAACAGAAGAACCAGATGAAATTGTTGGGTAAGAACAAGTCAAGGCCAAAACTGTCGTTTGCAATAGGCTCCAAgtaa
- the LOC107427763 gene encoding uncharacterized protein At1g10890 isoform X1, which yields MPRDLSRSRSRSRSPSYRRRRSPSPVGHRYSRRSRRERNRSPYSSYSHSRRKSPSLSPRRRKSRSPTLRRRRSRSPTPRRHKKQGSTSSSSLGSIERKISSEVLKKEEEEKKRRQQEAELKLVEEETAKRVEEAISRKVEESLNSEEIKVEIQRRLEEGRKKLLDEVGAQLEKEKEAALIEARQKEEQVRQEKEELERLLEENRRRVEEAQRREALEQQRREEERYRELEELQRQKEEAMRRKKQEEEQEQKNQMKLLGKNKSRPKLSFAIGSK from the exons ATGCCTAGGGATTTGTCAAGGTCAAGGTCACGGTCTCGATCACCGTCTTATAGGAGAAGGCGTTCGCCATCTCCAGTAGGACATAGGTATAGCAGAAGAAGCAGGAGAGAAAGAAACCGGTCTCCATATTCATCCTATTCGCATAGCAG ACGAAAAAGTCCTTCTCTTTCCCCTAGACGGCGTAAAAGTCGTTCACCTACTCTAAGAAGACGTAGAAGTCGTTCGCCTACGCCAAGACGCCATAAGAAGCAAGGAAGTACAAGTTCCTCAAGTCTTGGCTCAATAGAGCGCAAAATATCTAGTgaagttttgaaaaaagaagAGGAGGAAAAGAAAAG GCGACAACAGGAAGCAGAATTGAAACTGGTGGAAGAGGAGACTGCAAAGAGAGTGGAAGAAGCAATTTCTAGAAAGGTCGAAGAGAGCTTAAACTCTGAGGAGATTAAAGTAGAAATACAGAGGCGATTGGAGGAGGGGCGGAAGAAACTTCTTGATGAAGTTGGAGCTCaacttgaaaaagaaaaggaagctgCTCTTATCGAGGCTAGACAAAAGGAG GAACAAGTTCGGCAAGAGAAAGAAGAGCTAGAGAGGTTGCTTGAAGAAAATCGGAGGAGGGTTGAAGAAGCCCAAAGAAGGGAAGCTTTGGAGCAGCAGCGAAGGGAGGAGGAACGGTATCGGGAGCTAGAAGAGCTTCAGAGGCAAAAAGAAGAGGCTATGAGAAGGAAGAAACAAGAAGAGGAGCAGGAACAGAAGAACCAGATGAAATTGTTGGGTAAGAACAAGTCAAGGCCAAAACTGTCGTTTGCAATAGGCTCCAAgtaa